GGCTTCGTACATTACAATATTTACAGAATTTGACAAATTCAACGATCTTGCATGTACATTATCTATCATCGGTATTTTTATTCTTGTATTAATATATTCCTCGTGTATATAATCCGGAAGGCCTTTTGTTTCTTTTCCAAACATAATGTAGCATTCATCCTCGTACACAACGTCTGTATAAAATCTGCTTTCCTTTGTAGTTGAAATAAAAACAGGTTTATTGCCTATTGATTCTTTAAACTCTTCAAAATTATCATAATAAGTAATATTTACAAGATCCCAATAATCAAGACCCGCCCTCTTTAAATATTTATCGCTTACTGAAAAACCAAGAGGTTTTATTAAATGAAGGTTAGAGCCGGTAGCTGCACATGTCCTTGCAATATTTCCTGTGTTCTGTGGTATTTCCGGTTCAAACAATACAATGTTTAATGCCATTTTTTTCTCCTGTTACATATATTTTTATCACGTCTTGCTATTTAGTTTTTTTGTTTCTTTATAAAAATTGCATAAGCCTTTCAAGCTGCAACTCTCACATTTCGGATTTTGAGCAATGCATAAGTTCCTTCCGTGGGTAATTAGCAGGTGGTGCATTAAATGCCACTTATACTTTGGAAGCTTTTTCATCATCTCATCAGATACTTTGTCAGGTGTAGAACCTGATGCCAGTCCTATTCGCCTTGTAAGTCTGAATACATGAGTGTCAACTGGAAAAGCAGGTATATTGAACGCTTCAACAAGCACCACCGACGCCGTCTTTCTTCCAACACCCGGCAAAGACATCAAATCTTCCATATTTTGAGGCACCTGACTATTATGCTTGTCCCTCAGTTCACGGCACATGTTATAGATACTTTTTGATTTATTTTTGTACAGGCCGATTTTCTTTATTTTTTCGGCTATTTCTTCTTGACTAAGCTTAAGAAAAGAATCTAAATCCGGATATTCCTTGTATAAATTTTCAGTCAATGCATTAACGCTTTTGTCAGTTGCCTGCGCGCTAAGCATTGTAGATACAAGCAGCTGAAACGGCGTTTTATAGTTCAATCCACAGCTTGCAAAAGGGTAGTCTTCTTTTAACAATTCATAAACCTTATCTGCTTTTGTCATCAGTTAACCTCCATATAACGGTTTATAATCTCTACTCTATTATCGTTATCTATAAAATCAATTATTTTTAAAAGCATGGACTCACATAAAGCCTTTTTATTAGAAACGACCGCAACGCCGATTACTGATCTGTTCCATAAATCATTATAATCAATTTCTGCAGCGGATGCGTTAAATCTTGATTTAATTCTTTCAATAATGCTCTTGATAACATGTCTTTTTTCCTTAAGAGAGTTAGCTTCGTAAATTATCAATTCTATTTCACATGTACCTACTATCATACCCCGCCTCCAGCTAATTTAATAAACTCCTCTCTAACTTTATCATTTTCATATTTAATAAAATTATGCAGTATATCCATTGATTTAGATCTGTCTAATTCAGTCAAAGTCCATGCAGCATATATTTTTATCATGTCAGATTCATTGTTCAACTCATCTCTGACAAGTTCAAACATAGATTTAAGTTTCAAATTGCCTATTGCTATCAATGCATTTCTCTTCCAGATGTTTTTTCCTCTCCAGCTTCCTGACATATTTTTATACCTTGACAAAAATTCTTTATTAGACATTTTCATTAATTCTTCTAAGTCAATTACTAGACTTCTATAATCATTGTCTGCTGATTTTTCTGAATTCTTCCTATTTTTAGGACATACAAGCTGGCACATGTCACAGCCGTATATTTGATTTCTCATATTTTTTCTGTATTCCAGAGGAATGTAATCCTT
Above is a window of Sedimentibacter sp. MB35-C1 DNA encoding:
- the trmL gene encoding tRNA (uridine(34)/cytosine(34)/5-carboxymethylaminomethyluridine(34)-2'-O)-methyltransferase TrmL: MALNIVLFEPEIPQNTGNIARTCAATGSNLHLIKPLGFSVSDKYLKRAGLDYWDLVNITYYDNFEEFKESIGNKPVFISTTKESRFYTDVVYEDECYIMFGKETKGLPDYIHEEYINTRIKIPMIDNVHARSLNLSNSVNIVMYEALRQLGFYDMI
- a CDS encoding DUF503 domain-containing protein; the encoded protein is MIVGTCEIELIIYEANSLKEKRHVIKSIIERIKSRFNASAAEIDYNDLWNRSVIGVAVVSNKKALCESMLLKIIDFIDNDNRVEIINRYMEVN
- the nth gene encoding endonuclease III — translated: MTKADKVYELLKEDYPFASCGLNYKTPFQLLVSTMLSAQATDKSVNALTENLYKEYPDLDSFLKLSQEEIAEKIKKIGLYKNKSKSIYNMCRELRDKHNSQVPQNMEDLMSLPGVGRKTASVVLVEAFNIPAFPVDTHVFRLTRRIGLASGSTPDKVSDEMMKKLPKYKWHLMHHLLITHGRNLCIAQNPKCESCSLKGLCNFYKETKKLNSKT